A window of Rhizobium acidisoli contains these coding sequences:
- a CDS encoding methyltransferase domain-containing protein, whose translation METIFDKTLIAAHRHRALANNDPKAAFLLDIAAEEMAERLAVVERTFETAVELHGATGAAARAALATGKIGTMMRVESETAYAAQGETLIAAPLEDVPLEPQSANLILAPLSLHLTNDTPGVFIQIRRALKPDGLFLAAIPGAGTLQELRDVLLAAEVEMTGGASPRVIPFADVRDIGSLMQRAGFTLPVIDAENYTVRYDSLFPLMRDLRAMGMSNPLAARSRMPLTRAFFLRAAEIYAERYSDPDGRIRATFSIIYVSGWAPHESQQKPLQPGSAKARLADALNVDEHKLRQ comes from the coding sequence ATGGAAACGATCTTCGACAAAACCCTGATCGCCGCGCATCGTCATCGCGCGCTTGCCAATAACGATCCGAAAGCCGCCTTCCTGCTCGACATCGCCGCTGAGGAAATGGCCGAGAGGCTTGCCGTAGTCGAGCGGACGTTCGAGACCGCCGTCGAACTGCATGGCGCAACGGGGGCCGCCGCCCGTGCCGCTCTGGCGACCGGCAAGATCGGCACAATGATGCGTGTCGAAAGCGAGACGGCCTATGCGGCCCAAGGCGAAACCTTGATCGCGGCGCCGCTCGAAGACGTGCCGCTCGAGCCGCAATCGGCCAATCTCATCCTTGCGCCGCTCAGCCTGCACCTGACCAACGACACGCCTGGTGTTTTCATCCAGATCCGCCGCGCCCTGAAGCCGGACGGCCTGTTCCTGGCTGCGATCCCCGGCGCCGGCACGCTGCAGGAACTGCGCGACGTGCTGCTCGCCGCCGAGGTCGAGATGACGGGCGGCGCAAGCCCGCGCGTCATTCCCTTCGCCGATGTGCGCGATATCGGCAGCCTCATGCAGCGCGCCGGCTTCACGCTGCCGGTGATCGACGCGGAAAACTACACGGTACGCTATGATTCGCTCTTTCCGCTGATGCGGGATCTCCGAGCCATGGGCATGAGCAATCCGCTTGCAGCCCGCAGCCGCATGCCGCTGACGCGCGCCTTCTTCCTGCGCGCGGCAGAGATCTATGCCGAGCGCTATTCAGATCCCGACGGACGCATTCGCGCGACCTTTTCGATTATCTATGTCTCCGGCTGGGCTCCCCACGAGAGCCAGCAGAAGCCACTTCAGCCGGGTTCGGCCAAGGCACGCCTTGCCGATGCGCTGAACGTGGACGAGCACAAGCTCAGGCAATAG
- a CDS encoding Flp family type IVb pilin, with protein sequence MRIFKAFLADDAGATAVEYGLIAAIICTALVSGLGFFTGALQNVFNVINNNMTVN encoded by the coding sequence ATGCGTATTTTTAAAGCATTTCTTGCGGACGACGCAGGTGCGACGGCGGTCGAATACGGTTTGATCGCCGCCATCATTTGCACCGCGCTCGTCTCCGGTCTCGGTTTCTTCACCGGCGCCCTGCAGAACGTCTTCAACGTGATCAACAACAATATGACCGTCAACTGA
- the mutT gene encoding 8-oxo-dGTP diphosphatase MutT has protein sequence MSEPLIQCNGRKILLVAACALIDADGRILLAQRPEGKSLAGLWEFPGGKVEPGETPEETLVRELEEELGIKTKIACLAPLTFASHSYETFHLLMPLYICRRYERIPQGREGQALKWVRPQALRDYPMPPADEPLIPMLQDLL, from the coding sequence ATGAGCGAGCCTCTCATACAGTGCAATGGCCGGAAGATATTGCTGGTCGCCGCCTGTGCGCTGATCGACGCCGATGGGCGTATCCTCTTGGCACAGCGTCCCGAGGGAAAGTCGCTGGCAGGGCTCTGGGAATTTCCCGGCGGCAAGGTCGAACCCGGCGAGACGCCGGAGGAAACGCTGGTGCGCGAGCTCGAGGAAGAACTCGGCATCAAGACCAAGATCGCCTGCCTCGCACCGCTGACCTTCGCCAGCCATTCCTACGAGACCTTCCACCTTTTGATGCCGCTTTATATCTGCCGGCGCTATGAGCGCATTCCGCAGGGCCGCGAGGGCCAGGCGCTGAAATGGGTGCGTCCGCAGGCGCTGCGAGATTATCCAATGCCGCCGGCCGACGAGCCGCTGATCCCGATGCTGCAGGATTTGCTTTAA
- a CDS encoding GNAT family N-acetyltransferase, which translates to MATIGADRSLVQASISSHNLPLVRRLEAVGFRAWPAASVQYDGSWQVRLTAGHPSNRLNSIVPLDPSDYRDVEIRLEKASRKFEAYGRAAVVRQTPLASPVLIDLLRAQNWKQFDETVVMTCDLAEAELPDTLDHLPTHDVGRFVDANLAVDRAPLSLKPALAEIISAIKPPSGLFMIENAADGPLATVLCVQDNDLAGIMSLSVSETRRREGLGTEILTSALRWARMRSARSAWLQVKLSNRPAIALYERLGFRDAYHYCYWQQEPR; encoded by the coding sequence ATGGCGACTATCGGAGCTGATCGTTCATTGGTGCAGGCATCCATTTCCTCACACAATCTGCCGCTGGTGCGCAGGCTGGAGGCCGTCGGCTTCCGCGCCTGGCCGGCGGCGTCCGTGCAATATGACGGCAGCTGGCAGGTGCGGCTGACGGCCGGCCACCCGTCCAATCGGCTGAATTCGATCGTGCCGCTCGACCCCTCGGATTATCGCGACGTCGAAATCCGCCTGGAAAAGGCAAGCCGGAAATTCGAGGCCTATGGCCGCGCCGCCGTGGTCCGCCAGACGCCGCTTGCCTCGCCGGTGCTGATCGATCTTCTGCGCGCGCAGAACTGGAAGCAATTCGACGAGACGGTGGTGATGACCTGCGACCTGGCCGAGGCGGAGCTGCCGGATACGCTCGATCACCTGCCGACCCATGATGTCGGCCGTTTCGTCGACGCCAATCTTGCCGTCGACCGGGCGCCGCTGAGTCTGAAGCCGGCGCTTGCCGAAATCATTTCGGCGATCAAGCCGCCGTCGGGCCTGTTCATGATCGAGAATGCGGCGGACGGGCCGCTGGCGACCGTGCTCTGCGTCCAGGACAACGACCTTGCCGGCATCATGTCGCTTTCGGTCTCCGAGACGCGTCGACGCGAGGGGCTCGGCACCGAGATCCTGACCTCGGCGCTGCGCTGGGCGCGCATGCGCAGCGCCCGTTCGGCCTGGCTGCAGGTAAAACTGTCCAACCGCCCGGCCATCGCACTCTATGAACGGCTGGGTTTTCGCGACGCCTATCATTATTGCTATTGGCAGCAGGAGCCGCGATGA
- the argJ gene encoding bifunctional glutamate N-acetyltransferase/amino-acid acetyltransferase ArgJ, whose product MSGSVSPLAPKSFVSMPPLRGVRMATASAGIKYKNRTDVLMMVFDKPAAVAGVFTRSKCPSAPVDFCRANLPHGSARAVVVNSGNANAFTGLKGRQATELTAKSAASAVGCGENEVYLASTGVIGEPLDATKFAGVLNRMQTEATGDFWFEAAKAIMTTDTYPKVSTRSAEIGGVEVTINGIAKGAGMIAPDMATMLSFVVTDADIAPAALQVLLSDGVGPTFNSMTVDSDTSTSDTLMLFATGAAAEDGQARIERADDPRLAGFRAALNEVLKDLSLQVVRDGEGATKMLEITVTGAESDAAAKRIGLSIANSPLVKTAAAGEDANWGRIVMAVGKSGEMADRDRLAIWFGDIRVAVNGERDPDYSEAAATNVMKAQDIPVKVDIGLGTGTATVWTCDLTKEYVAINGDYRS is encoded by the coding sequence ATGTCCGGTTCCGTCTCTCCGCTCGCTCCGAAATCCTTTGTCTCGATGCCGCCGCTGCGCGGCGTGCGCATGGCTACGGCGTCCGCCGGCATCAAGTACAAGAACCGCACCGACGTGCTGATGATGGTGTTCGACAAGCCGGCTGCCGTTGCGGGCGTCTTCACCCGCTCGAAATGCCCGTCGGCGCCGGTCGATTTCTGCCGTGCCAACCTGCCGCATGGCAGCGCCCGTGCGGTTGTCGTCAACTCAGGCAATGCCAATGCCTTCACCGGCCTGAAGGGCCGCCAGGCGACCGAGCTGACGGCGAAGTCGGCAGCATCAGCTGTCGGCTGCGGCGAAAACGAGGTGTACCTCGCCTCGACCGGCGTCATCGGCGAGCCGCTCGATGCCACCAAATTCGCCGGCGTCCTCAACCGGATGCAGACCGAAGCCACCGGCGATTTCTGGTTCGAGGCCGCCAAGGCGATCATGACGACCGATACCTATCCGAAGGTTTCGACCCGCAGCGCCGAGATCGGCGGCGTTGAAGTGACGATCAACGGCATTGCCAAGGGCGCCGGCATGATCGCGCCCGACATGGCGACCATGCTCTCCTTCGTCGTCACCGATGCCGATATTGCGCCGGCCGCGCTGCAGGTGCTTTTGTCCGATGGCGTCGGCCCAACCTTCAATTCCATGACCGTCGACAGCGACACCTCCACATCTGATACGCTGATGCTGTTTGCGACGGGAGCTGCGGCCGAGGACGGGCAGGCCCGTATCGAACGCGCCGACGATCCGCGCCTTGCCGGCTTCCGCGCCGCGCTCAACGAGGTGCTGAAAGATCTGTCGCTGCAGGTGGTGCGTGACGGCGAGGGCGCCACCAAGATGCTCGAAATTACCGTGACGGGCGCCGAGAGCGATGCCGCCGCCAAGCGCATCGGGCTGTCGATCGCCAATTCGCCGCTGGTCAAGACGGCGGCGGCCGGCGAAGACGCCAATTGGGGCCGTATCGTCATGGCGGTCGGCAAATCCGGCGAGATGGCCGACCGCGACCGGCTCGCCATCTGGTTCGGCGACATCAGGGTCGCCGTCAATGGCGAGCGTGACCCGGATTATTCGGAGGCAGCGGCCACGAATGTCATGAAAGCGCAGGATATCCCCGTCAAAGTCGATATCGGCCTCGGCACCGGCACGGCAACCGTCTGGACCTGCGATCTCACTAAGGAATATGTTGCGATCAATGGCGACTATCGGAGCTGA
- a CDS encoding peptidylprolyl isomerase → MLSTNKLAVLAFATFVALQAPAYADDAVIAKVGNLEIHQSELDLAVANLDPQLAQLPDDQKKVAALSAAIDVKLLAADAAAEKLDQTDEFKKRMQYLTDRELHNAYFKKHVVDIVTPEEVKARYDKEVAALPKQEEVHARHILVKTEDEAKDIIKQLDAGKDFAELAKEKSTDPNKSEGGDLGYFSRGRMVKEFEDAAFALEKGTYSKTPVKTDFGYHVIKVEDKRDAPPPPFEQVQDQVRQLVMRDKYLELLNKAKASAKIEISDETLRKGYDQANKQPEPGSEPVAPAPKQ, encoded by the coding sequence ATGTTGAGCACCAACAAACTTGCCGTTCTGGCGTTCGCAACTTTTGTTGCGCTCCAGGCCCCGGCCTACGCCGATGACGCGGTCATCGCCAAGGTCGGCAATCTGGAGATTCACCAGTCGGAACTCGACCTTGCCGTCGCCAATCTCGATCCGCAGCTGGCACAGCTGCCCGACGACCAGAAGAAGGTCGCAGCCCTTTCCGCCGCCATCGACGTGAAGCTGCTCGCCGCCGACGCTGCGGCCGAGAAGCTCGATCAGACCGACGAATTCAAGAAGCGCATGCAGTACCTCACCGACCGCGAGCTGCACAACGCCTACTTCAAGAAGCATGTCGTCGACATCGTGACGCCCGAAGAAGTCAAGGCCCGCTACGACAAGGAAGTCGCCGCCCTGCCGAAGCAGGAGGAAGTCCACGCCCGTCATATCCTCGTCAAGACCGAGGACGAAGCCAAGGACATCATCAAGCAGCTCGATGCCGGCAAGGATTTCGCCGAACTCGCCAAGGAAAAGTCCACCGATCCGAACAAGTCGGAAGGCGGCGACCTCGGCTATTTCTCGCGCGGCCGCATGGTCAAGGAATTCGAGGACGCAGCCTTTGCGCTTGAAAAGGGCACCTATTCCAAGACGCCTGTTAAAACCGATTTCGGCTATCATGTCATCAAGGTCGAGGATAAGCGCGACGCCCCGCCGCCGCCCTTCGAACAGGTGCAGGATCAGGTTCGTCAGCTCGTCATGCGCGACAAGTATCTTGAGCTTCTGAACAAGGCGAAGGCCTCGGCCAAGATCGAAATCAGCGACGAGACGCTGCGCAAGGGTTACGACCAGGCCAACAAGCAGCCGGAGCCGGGCAGTGAGCCCGTCGCACCGGCGCCGAAGCAGTAA